In a genomic window of Urocitellus parryii isolate mUroPar1 chromosome 11, mUroPar1.hap1, whole genome shotgun sequence:
- the Adora3 gene encoding adenosine receptor A3, whose translation MMSDNSTTLPWVTIPYIALEVFIGLCAMVGNILVIWVVKLNPSLRTTTFFFIVSLALADIAVGVLVIPLAIVISLDIPMHFYSCLFMSCVLLIFTHASIMSLLAIAVDRYLRVKLTVRYRRVTTQRRIWLALGLCWLVSFLVGLTPMLGWNGKQTSRYPQNDTLLPCCFRSVMSMEYMVFFSFFTWIFIPLIIMCTIYMDIFYIIRNKLNQSFSGSKETSLYYGREFKTARSLFLVLFWFALCWLPLSFINCILYFNIEVPEYVMLLSILLSHANSMMNPIIYACKIRKFKETYLLILKTCRVCQSSDPTNPGTEQISGWGLKTQPAAWAIQPAGYGYLELDDMLTFLPLSPGHPAPDSWADQIEGPVMGLFILFSWALLSDAMVMDRKVKESFVLGTASASCNYDAHYKHHTKYWCRGYFRDYCHIIALTPNSTDRVALKDTGSQFIITVSCLTKEDTGWYWCGIQRDFARDDMDFTELIVTDSRGGQDNEFWSGKDSPGNKNRSCRASRIIHKADRSRMSILIICVLLTSLGIIFIISHLSKRRRSQRNRRVGNSWKLLLFVLTPQEMAHTEQM comes from the exons ATGATGTCTGACAACAGCACTACCCTGCCATGGGTCACGATTCCTTACATCGCCTTGGAGGTTTTTATCGGACTCTGTGCCATGGTGGGCAATATACTGGTCATCTGGGTGGTCAAGCTGAACCCCAGCCTGAGGACCACCaccttttttttcattgtctccCTAGCCCTGGCTGACATTGCAGTTGGGGTGCTGGTCATACCTTTGGCCATTGTCATCAGCCTGGACATCCCAATGCACTTCTACAGCTGTCTTTTCATGTCCTGCGTGCTGCTGATCTTCACCCATGCCTCTATCATGTCCTTGCTGGCCATTGCTGTGGACCGATACCTGCGGGTCAAGCTCACTGTCAG ATACAGGAGGGTCACCACTCAAAGAAGAATATGGCTGGCTCTGGGTCTTTGCTGGCTGGTGTCCTTCCTGGTGGGATTGACCCCCATGCTTGGCTGGAATGGGAAGCAAACCTCAAGGTACCCCCAGAATGACACCTTGCTTCCGTGCTGTTTCCGTTCTGTCATGAGCATGGAGTACATGGTCTTCTTCAGCTTCTTCACCTGGATCTTCATCCCTCTGATCATCATGTGCACCATCTATATGGACATCTTCTACATCATCCGGAACAAACTCAATCAGAGCTTTTCTGGCTCCAAAGAGACAAGTTTGTATTATGGCCGGGAGTTCAAGACAGCCAGGTCCCTGTTTCTGGTTCTCTTCTGGTTCGCTCTGTGCTGGCTGCCTTTGTCCTTCATCAACTGTATTTTGTACTTTAACATTGAGGTGCCAGAGTATGTGATGCTCCTGAGCATCCTGCTGTCTCACGCGAACTCCATGATGAACCCTATCATCTATGCTTGCAAAATCAGGAAGTTCAAGGAAACCTACCTTTTGATCCTCAAAACCTGTAGAGTCTGCCAGTCCTCTGATCCCACCAACCCAGGCACTGAGCAGATTTCTGG CTGGGGCTTGAAGACCCAGCCGGCTGCTTGGGCCATTCAGCCTGCTGGTTATGGTTACCTGGAGCTAGATGACATGCTCACCTTCTTACCACTTTCCCCAGGACACCCTGCTCCTGATTCCTGGGCTGATCAGA TCGAAGGTCCAGTCATGGGGCTCTTCATCCTGTTCTCCTGGGCTCTTCTTTCAG ATGCCATGGTCATGGACAGAAAAGTGAAGGAAAGCTTCGTGCTAGGCACAGCTTCTGCCAGCTGCAATTACGACGCCCACTATAAGCATCATACCAAATATTGGTGCCGAGGCTATTTCCGGGATTACTGCCACATCATTGCTTTGACCCCCAACAGCACGGACCGTGTGGCCCTGAAGGACACAGGAAGCCAATTCATCATCACTGTGTCCTGCCTGACCAAGGAAGACACGGGCTGGTACTGGTGTGGTATCCAGCGAGACTTTGCCAGGGATGACATGGATTTTACAGAGCTGATTGTGACTGACAGCAGAGGAGGCCAGGACAACGAGTTTTGGTCTGGAAAAG ACTCACCAGGCAACAAGAACAGAAGCTGCAGGGCTTCCAGAATCATCCACAAGGCCGACCGCTCCAG GATGTCCATCCTTATCATTTGCGTACTGCTTACCAGTTTGGGGATCATCTTTATAATCAGTCATTTGTCCAAGAGAAGGAGAAGTCAAAGGAATAGAAGGG